In Cryptomeria japonica chromosome 5, Sugi_1.0, whole genome shotgun sequence, the genomic window ttagttttctttttttttttcaaaaatttcttataaaatataaaaaatggttTCATCAGCATTCAGCAATTAATTAGAAGCGAAAAAAATAGACTTCGGGAATAAAACAGTATGATTCATAAAAATCCAATTTATAAATGGAAAATGTATTAAATCCCATTTCTGCTAAAGAGAATATTAATTGTTCAAAATGCATAACCTAACCAGAAATCAAACAATATGATTCATGAATGAAAATATTTATTGCTTTTTTTCTGTTTTGAATAAATGCAGAAAAAAGTTTACATGTAAAGAGTACAGTCAACAGACTGAATGCAGTTGCGTTCACACTCACATCCCATTCTACTTACAGAAAtctaaaatataaaaacaaaatgtAGAAGGCATAAAACTTGTGAAAGTCTCTGAAAGATCTAACTAAACAAAAAAACAATTCATTTCCAATCCAACCAATCTATGTGCATCAAAAGTTTTTGAAATTGCTTGGCATCTGAAACTAAAATTTAGAAGATCCGACAAACAAACTACAATCCAGCAGTTTCTAAGCAGAAAAACTATAAATTTTCTGAACAGATAAAATCAAATCATAAAGCAAAGTATGATGCGCCCTCAGAGCATGCCTGTCCATTTGGAAACAAGGCTTTACGATTCTAATTCCATACTGAGCTACATTCCTCCAAGATTCTGTTGCAGAGACATCTCATGTTTGGCAGCTGCTGCTGCTGCAACTGCTCGAGGGCTGCTCCCGCTGCTGCTATCAGACAGAGAAGCCAAGGTTTTCTGCAAAACACCAGTTGGGGATGCCATTCTTGGGCTGCCACGAGGGCTCAGTTCCCATCGATCGCCCATCAAATTAAGCCCAGATGACTTTGACCCACCTCCAGGGGTTCCACCTGCATTAGTAGTACTAGACTGTAAAACTTCTGCAAGAGGTCCTCCCACTGGACTTTGCCATGTCACAGGGATCCAATTACTGGTCTGTCTGTGCCTGTCTTCATTCAGAAGGCCTAGCCCCATGCCTACGCCAAGACCCATTTGAGTTGGATCCAGTGGGTCTTCCTCAGTTGATGATCTGGCAGCTGACATCGACAATTTGAGGGAGGACAGGGACATTTTTCCCCTGGGTGAAGTGGGGAAATCAGATATGGTCATGGGAAGGGATATGGAAAGCTGTGTGCTGTTTGAGGATCTTTCTTCCATATCAGACCAAGAAATAGTTGTTGGGTCTCTGGTTGTACGTGGCCAGTCATCAAAGAAGTGTCTCAGGGGTTGTCCCTCTGAGGACTGGTCATTCCCAAAGCCAGTGCTTAAAAAggaatgatggtgttgttgatgctgctGTCGCTGCTGCTCTTGTAATTGCAAGTTCATCTGATTGGTGTCAGGCATAAGGCAAAAGTCTTGGCCAAGTATTGTACGCAGTTGTGGAGAAGAGTATTGCAACATGGAGTTGTTAAGTTTGGGGTCTGTGTTCACTGATGAAAGCATAGCCAGACTGCTCATGGCATGGTGAGAATCCTGACCCAGGCCTTTTCCTTCTGAAAAGAGCATCTGTTCATCCACATCTCCTTTCATCCAGTTCATGTATCTACAGGAAACCAGGCAAACTTCTTGTTATCATTACAGTGTTTTAATTATTGGGCATCCTAAGCCTAGCAAGAGGTTACACACTACACAGACCAATAGCCAAACAAGCTTTATGTAAATAGGGATGAGAGCATGCAAAGCCATTTCAAAGATCTGCAAAACTCATTTGTCATGTGGTTCAGTAACATCTTTATTGAATCTCTGACCACTTACAACTAGGATTTGGACGGGGTGTATTCATACTCATAGCCGAGGTAGTGGAGTTCTTTAGCCCTAGGATGTCTGGTGTTCTGGTACCTATTAGTGATGAATCAATATATTCACAGTTTTAACTTGAACAATTCCATGCTGTTGAAAACTTAAAACATTTTTTGAGAACATATTTAGTAATGTATGGAGAAATATGTATCCTGGTACCTAGCAGCCTGGATTGTATAAAAGACAGAAGGGATTGTATCAAACACAGAAGACAAACTTAATTGTCCTTGCATAAGTGGTCAAACTGTAAGAAGTTGAGAAAACTACTAGTTGGCCTCTTCTCATG contains:
- the LOC131078003 gene encoding growth-regulating factor 1 — encoded protein: MFRAGLPLSMARGESMNNFGMGMGSYAGQGSRLFFTSSQWQELEHQALIFKYMAAGIPVPSDLLLPIRKSLTELNGLSALSAPRYPTLGWSSFNLRFANNTDPEPGRCRRTDGKKWRCSRDVAPDQKYCERHMHRGRPRSRKLVEGQIGTSNSSSNSKTSSNYTATLGGHDSSSALGSSISLASGRRSTGSTSFTSLHPPFSINSHTANSTMGMRAFNGSGGGMPITGGGGGVSSSRLNKPPLHMISVGGGGASAMSNKDYRYMNWMKGDVDEQMLFSEGKGLGQDSHHAMSSLAMLSSVNTDPKLNNSMLQYSSPQLRTILGQDFCLMPDTNQMNLQLQEQQRQQHQQHHHSFLSTGFGNDQSSEGQPLRHFFDDWPRTTRDPTTISWSDMEERSSNSTQLSISLPMTISDFPTSPRGKMSLSSLKLSMSAARSSTEEDPLDPTQMGLGVGMGLGLLNEDRHRQTSNWIPVTWQSPVGGPLAEVLQSSTTNAGGTPGGGSKSSGLNLMGDRWELSPRGSPRMASPTGVLQKTLASLSDSSSGSSPRAVAAAAAAKHEMSLQQNLGGM